From Burkholderia sp. WP9, a single genomic window includes:
- a CDS encoding GNAT family protein — protein sequence MENIRTPRIILRRPIGLDIDALYRIYGDPRTNAFNPAGPIPSRADAEATMARWLNHWLDSGFGMWAISILNCPNEVVGFGGLTYRSFGQEKK from the coding sequence ATGGAGAACATCCGTACGCCGAGAATAATTCTGCGTCGGCCAATCGGCCTTGATATAGACGCGCTGTACCGCATCTATGGCGATCCGCGCACAAACGCGTTCAATCCAGCTGGACCGATACCTTCGCGTGCTGACGCCGAGGCAACAATGGCTCGTTGGCTAAATCATTGGCTCGATAGCGGCTTCGGTATGTGGGCGATTAGCATATTGAACTGCCCGAACGAGGTTGTCGGCTTCGGCGGACTTACATATAGATCGTTCGGTCAGGAAAAAAAGTGA
- a CDS encoding IS1182 family transposase produces the protein MGRFVEGANRNQATLLPECLEDFIAEDNPVRIVDAFVDELQLTSLGFDGATPAITGRPSYHPAVLLKIYIYGYLNRVQSSRRLERECQRNVELMWLTGRLAPDFKTIAEFRRSNGPGIRNVCRRFVVICRDLKLFTQAVVAIDGSKFKAVNSRDNNFTPNKIAKRQEQIEQSIQRYLDALETADRTQPAEVEAKTERLREKIETLREQMRDLDHAAELLNDLPGKQVSLTDPDSRSMMSQAKGTGVVGYNVQVAVDTKHHLIVAHEVTNIGNDRTQLSPMAKAARDAMGKKTIKALADRGYFSAPEIKACDDAGIAALVPKMQTSSAKADGRFDRADFIYIARDDQYLCPAGQRAIYRFSSVERENPMTLRTYWSSACPKCPMKSQCTPADYRRIRRWEHEAVLEKMQSRLDRQLDAMTIRRRTVEHVFGTLKHWMGSTHFQTRRLGHVAAEMSLHVLAYNLKRVIRILGFAKTMRAMKLAGA, from the coding sequence ATGGGTCGATTCGTCGAAGGTGCGAACCGCAATCAGGCAACGCTGCTGCCGGAATGTCTCGAAGACTTCATCGCCGAAGACAATCCCGTCCGGATAGTCGACGCATTTGTAGACGAACTCCAACTGACCTCCTTGGGATTTGACGGGGCCACGCCCGCGATCACAGGCCGACCGTCTTACCATCCGGCCGTGCTGCTCAAAATCTACATCTACGGCTATCTCAATCGCGTGCAATCGAGCCGACGTCTGGAGCGGGAGTGTCAACGCAATGTCGAACTGATGTGGCTGACTGGTCGCCTCGCGCCAGACTTCAAGACGATTGCCGAGTTCAGGCGCAGCAATGGTCCGGGGATTCGCAATGTATGCCGGCGCTTCGTGGTGATATGCCGTGACCTGAAACTCTTCACGCAAGCAGTCGTGGCCATCGACGGCAGCAAGTTCAAGGCAGTCAACAGCCGCGATAACAACTTCACACCCAACAAGATTGCGAAGCGTCAGGAACAAATCGAGCAAAGCATTCAGCGCTATCTGGATGCACTGGAGACCGCCGACCGCACACAACCGGCCGAGGTAGAAGCAAAAACCGAACGGCTACGGGAAAAGATTGAAACGCTGCGCGAACAGATGCGCGATCTGGATCATGCCGCAGAACTGTTGAATGATTTACCGGGAAAGCAGGTCTCGCTCACTGATCCCGACTCACGCTCGATGATGTCGCAAGCCAAGGGCACAGGTGTGGTCGGCTACAACGTTCAGGTGGCTGTCGACACGAAGCATCACCTCATCGTGGCCCATGAAGTGACGAACATCGGTAACGACCGGACGCAGTTGAGCCCGATGGCCAAGGCCGCCCGCGATGCCATGGGCAAGAAGACGATCAAGGCGCTAGCCGATCGTGGGTACTTCAGTGCCCCGGAGATCAAGGCGTGCGATGACGCCGGTATCGCGGCGCTGGTGCCGAAAATGCAAACCTCCAGTGCAAAGGCTGATGGACGATTCGACCGGGCCGACTTCATCTACATCGCCAGAGACGACCAGTACCTGTGTCCGGCGGGCCAACGGGCGATTTACCGATTCAGTTCGGTCGAGCGCGAAAATCCGATGACCCTGCGTACCTACTGGAGTAGCGCTTGCCCGAAGTGCCCGATGAAAAGCCAGTGCACACCAGCTGATTACCGGCGTATCCGACGATGGGAGCACGAAGCGGTACTTGAGAAAATGCAGTCAAGGCTGGATCGCCAGCTCGACGCCATGACGATACGACGCCGAACGGTCGAACATGTGTTCGGCACGCTCAAGCACTGGATGGGTTCGACCCACTTCCAGACACGCCGTTTGGGCCATGTCGCGGCCGAAATGAGTTTGCATGTGCTGGCATACAACCTCAAGCGAGTCATCAGGATTCTCGGGTTCGCAAAGACGATGCGCGCAATGAAGCTGGCAGGCGCGTGA
- the yfcF gene encoding glutathione transferase, with the protein MPEGNLRLYADTQYASPYAMSVFVALHEKRLPFDLATVDLGRGANHDASYAAKSLTQRVPTLVHEDFTLSESSAITEYLDEAFPETFVYPQDKYLRARARQVQAWLRSDLMPIRRERSTEVVFYGVLGAPLTPSAQVAVQKLFSAAETLLSGNATNLFGKWCIADTDLSLMLNRLILNGDQVPAKLVDYAAYQWERPSVRRWIELDRPPL; encoded by the coding sequence TTGCCTGAAGGAAATCTTCGGCTCTACGCCGATACTCAGTATGCGAGCCCGTACGCCATGTCCGTTTTTGTGGCTCTTCACGAAAAGAGGTTGCCGTTCGACCTTGCGACTGTGGATCTCGGAAGAGGAGCGAATCATGACGCGAGCTATGCCGCAAAGTCGTTGACGCAGCGCGTGCCGACGCTGGTGCACGAAGACTTCACCTTGTCCGAGTCGTCGGCAATTACCGAATACCTTGACGAAGCATTTCCCGAAACATTTGTATACCCGCAAGACAAATATCTGCGCGCGAGAGCGCGCCAGGTACAAGCCTGGCTTCGTAGCGATCTGATGCCCATCAGGCGGGAACGTTCCACGGAGGTAGTCTTCTACGGGGTGCTAGGCGCACCGCTTACGCCCTCGGCTCAGGTAGCGGTCCAGAAATTGTTCTCTGCAGCCGAAACCTTGCTCTCCGGAAACGCGACCAATCTCTTTGGAAAGTGGTGCATTGCCGACACCGATCTGTCGTTGATGCTAAATCGCCTCATCCTGAATGGCGATCAGGTACCGGCAAAACTAGTGGACTACGCAGCGTATCAATGGGAGAGACCTTCCGTGCGACGATGGATAGAGTTAGACCGTCCTCCCCTTTGA
- a CDS encoding GNAT family protein has translation MNNAPRLTFVGKTIDLRVLQLQDAPRLIDAAADGELWNLKVTVVPGPSTIDSYIATALRGLNEGHVIPFVIIARDSGRIVGSTRFWKIDRGNRKLEIGHTWLSKSVQRTAANTEAKYLLLKYAFEVMQCVRVQFTTDELNEKSRAAILRIGAKQEGIVRYERIMPDGRKRNSVRFSMIDTEWSDVKATLEAKLTRSTEAPNTVI, from the coding sequence ATGAACAACGCACCTCGGCTGACTTTCGTTGGTAAGACCATTGATCTTCGCGTCCTTCAACTCCAAGACGCGCCTCGGCTTATCGACGCTGCGGCAGACGGCGAGTTATGGAATTTGAAAGTGACTGTGGTGCCGGGACCGTCGACTATCGATTCATACATCGCTACAGCGTTGCGGGGGCTTAACGAAGGGCACGTCATCCCGTTCGTTATTATCGCTCGTGACAGCGGCCGCATCGTTGGCAGCACGCGCTTTTGGAAGATCGACAGGGGCAATAGGAAGCTCGAAATCGGCCATACTTGGCTGAGCAAGTCTGTCCAACGAACGGCGGCAAACACTGAGGCAAAATACCTCTTATTGAAATATGCGTTTGAGGTAATGCAATGCGTGCGTGTGCAGTTCACAACCGATGAGCTCAACGAGAAGTCGAGAGCGGCGATATTGCGCATCGGCGCAAAGCAAGAAGGTATCGTTCGCTATGAGCGGATCATGCCTGACGGTCGCAAGCGGAATTCGGTGCGGTTTAGCATGATTGATACCGAATGGTCTGACGTGAAAGCAACGCTGGAAGCTAAGCTAACGCGCTCAACAGAAGCGCCGAATACGGTTATCTAA
- a CDS encoding VOC family protein: protein MISHVFVGVSNFDRAFKFYSTIMNELGHKLKFCEADKAWAGWMAEGMPRPLFLIGRPYDGNAAGRGNGQMVALLAPDRRSVDNTYGSALANEGSCEGRPGLRAHYHPDYYGAYFRDPEGNKICVCCHDPAPQ, encoded by the coding sequence ATGATTTCGCATGTTTTTGTCGGCGTTAGCAACTTTGACCGTGCGTTTAAATTCTATTCGACCATCATGAATGAGCTGGGGCATAAACTGAAGTTTTGTGAGGCTGATAAAGCATGGGCCGGCTGGATGGCTGAAGGAATGCCTCGTCCGCTTTTCCTTATTGGCAGGCCATACGACGGCAACGCTGCAGGACGCGGAAATGGTCAAATGGTAGCGTTGCTCGCACCTGATCGCCGATCAGTCGACAACACATACGGTAGCGCGCTCGCGAACGAGGGTTCTTGCGAAGGCCGACCCGGATTGAGAGCTCACTACCACCCCGACTATTACGGCGCGTACTTCCGGGATCCAGAGGGAAATAAGATTTGCGTCTGCTGTCACGATCCCGCACCACAGTAA
- a CDS encoding GGDEF and EAL domain-containing protein — MESFQILDHITDGVMALDREWKFRNINRTAARLLKRRSEDLLDREIWAEYPDLIGSSYEAAYRQAAETGMPSTATDFYAPLGTWFEVRAFPCDEGIVVLVRDVTEARAISERLSRQATHDELTGLINRRELLLRLNRLVDEGAAASVDLLFIDLDRFKDINDSFGHAAGDEVLRAIGESLSDMFTHGAHVSRIGGDEFVIFLVDAPEGEAARVARDVTVRMREPIQTPWVRASVGASIGVARYPVSASSAGELLRNADIAMYHAKRAGGSHVWSFGKEDAQRLSHRRRLRADLQSASATRQFELHYQPQLDLHTGRVYGAEALLRWNHPQLGLLTPADFLDVLLESPAYEATGDWLIRLAYRQAAKWQAANRVPFKVAVNLSATTIQNCDLAALVSEAAKAAGVCTSALDIEVTETVVMSDFAAASRALSAVRRLGVTVSLDDFGTGYSSLAYLTRLPVDRIKIDKSFVQELTVKETSHQARAMVEAMVALARALGMRTVAEGIETETQFALVKELGCDAVQGYFIGKPVSAARIEPYAETRFGAAGASSLHDAGSGSR; from the coding sequence GTGGAAAGTTTTCAGATACTCGATCACATCACGGACGGCGTCATGGCGCTCGACCGGGAGTGGAAGTTTCGGAACATCAACCGGACCGCTGCGCGGCTGCTGAAGCGTCGGTCCGAGGACCTGCTGGATCGCGAGATCTGGGCCGAATACCCCGACCTCATCGGGTCGAGCTACGAAGCAGCCTATCGGCAGGCGGCCGAGACCGGTATGCCCAGCACCGCGACCGACTTCTACGCGCCGCTAGGTACCTGGTTTGAAGTGCGGGCGTTCCCATGCGACGAAGGTATCGTCGTGCTGGTTCGCGATGTCACCGAAGCGCGCGCAATCTCCGAACGTTTGTCGCGCCAGGCCACGCATGATGAACTGACCGGCCTCATCAACCGCCGGGAACTGCTGCTGCGCCTGAACAGGCTCGTCGACGAAGGCGCGGCCGCTTCCGTCGATCTGCTCTTCATCGACCTTGACCGCTTCAAGGATATCAACGACTCGTTTGGCCACGCGGCGGGCGATGAAGTGCTGCGTGCCATCGGCGAGAGTCTTTCCGACATGTTTACCCATGGCGCCCATGTCTCGCGCATCGGCGGTGACGAATTCGTAATTTTCCTCGTCGACGCCCCCGAGGGCGAGGCCGCGCGCGTCGCGCGCGACGTCACAGTACGCATGCGCGAGCCAATTCAAACGCCGTGGGTGCGGGCCTCGGTGGGCGCGAGCATCGGCGTGGCGCGCTACCCCGTCTCGGCCTCAAGTGCGGGCGAGCTGCTGCGTAATGCGGACATCGCGATGTATCACGCGAAGCGCGCGGGCGGTTCGCATGTGTGGTCGTTTGGCAAGGAGGATGCGCAGCGCCTCTCGCATCGCCGGCGGCTACGCGCGGATCTGCAGAGCGCGAGCGCCACGCGTCAGTTCGAACTGCACTACCAGCCACAACTGGACCTGCATACTGGCCGCGTCTACGGAGCCGAGGCGCTTCTGCGATGGAACCATCCGCAACTGGGGCTGCTCACGCCGGCCGACTTCCTCGACGTGCTGCTTGAATCGCCGGCCTACGAGGCGACGGGCGACTGGCTGATTCGCCTTGCGTACCGCCAGGCGGCAAAATGGCAGGCGGCGAACCGCGTGCCGTTCAAGGTCGCAGTCAATCTCTCGGCCACGACGATCCAGAACTGCGATCTCGCCGCACTGGTTTCGGAGGCGGCCAAGGCAGCCGGTGTATGCACTTCCGCACTCGACATCGAGGTGACAGAGACTGTCGTCATGAGCGACTTCGCCGCCGCCTCGCGCGCGCTTTCAGCTGTACGAAGGCTCGGCGTGACTGTCTCGCTCGACGATTTTGGCACCGGCTACTCCAGCCTCGCATACCTCACACGGCTGCCTGTCGATCGCATCAAGATCGACAAGTCGTTCGTGCAAGAGCTCACTGTTAAGGAGACCAGTCACCAGGCACGCGCGATGGTCGAAGCGATGGTGGCGCTCGCGCGCGCGCTGGGCATGAGAACGGTCGCGGAAGGCATCGAGACCGAAACGCAATTCGCCCTCGTCAAAGAGCTCGGTTGCGATGCCGTGCAGGGATATTTCATTGGCAAGCCGGTATCGGCAGCGCGCATCGAACCTTACGCCGAGACACGGTTCGGGGCGGCTGGAGCTTCGTCGTTGCACGACGCAGGAAGCGGATCACGCTAG
- a CDS encoding GNAT family N-acetyltransferase, protein MNLGYRLAVEAWGQGLATELATTAINFGFQALGLQEIFALVRSNHVASRNVLEKAGLTQFGSLDDVPGDAPSIVYRISH, encoded by the coding sequence GTGAATCTGGGCTATCGACTTGCGGTCGAAGCGTGGGGTCAGGGGCTTGCGACTGAGCTGGCAACTACGGCAATAAACTTCGGGTTTCAAGCTTTGGGTCTGCAGGAGATCTTCGCCCTGGTCCGAAGCAACCATGTCGCTTCTCGGAACGTTTTGGAGAAGGCTGGGTTAACGCAATTCGGAAGTCTTGACGATGTGCCGGGAGATGCACCGAGCATCGTTTATCGAATCTCGCACTGA
- a CDS encoding DUF1223 domain-containing protein, whose translation MLPRLLTAIIASAAALLPSHALADALRPVVVELFTSEGCSSCPPADRLLSELSDTRTDVLPLAFHVTYWNRLGWKDPFSFDGADARQARYAQRFRGFEYTPEMVVDGKAELVGSDRSAAGTAIEHAKSDGVTAATVRATRSNGGVSVSIGRGLGRAHVLLIGYDARHVTAIGRGENAGRTLTESNVVRSIVDIGQWSGAAVTLRADAVAGEHQVVLLEADDDAIVGAASVINTGEAPAR comes from the coding sequence ATGCTGCCCCGCCTTCTCACTGCCATTATTGCGAGCGCTGCGGCGCTGCTCCCCTCGCATGCGCTCGCCGACGCACTGCGTCCGGTCGTCGTTGAACTATTCACCTCCGAGGGCTGCTCCTCCTGCCCACCGGCGGATCGGTTGCTTTCCGAGTTGAGCGACACGCGCACCGACGTTCTGCCTCTGGCGTTTCATGTCACATACTGGAATCGGCTCGGCTGGAAAGACCCGTTTTCATTCGACGGCGCCGATGCGCGCCAGGCCCGGTACGCCCAACGGTTTCGTGGCTTCGAGTACACGCCCGAAATGGTTGTCGATGGCAAAGCCGAGTTAGTCGGATCCGATCGCAGTGCAGCCGGCACGGCTATCGAGCACGCCAAGTCCGATGGGGTGACGGCCGCGACTGTCCGCGCCACACGTTCCAACGGTGGCGTTTCGGTATCCATTGGCCGTGGCCTCGGACGCGCGCATGTGCTGCTGATTGGCTACGACGCTCGTCACGTCACGGCGATCGGCCGCGGCGAGAACGCGGGCCGTACGCTCACTGAATCGAACGTCGTGCGCAGCATCGTGGACATAGGTCAGTGGTCCGGCGCGGCGGTAACGTTGCGTGCCGATGCCGTCGCCGGCGAACATCAGGTCGTACTCCTCGAGGCCGACGACGATGCGATTGTAGGCGCCGCGAGCGTTATAAATACAGGCGAAGCCCCCGCTCGATGA
- a CDS encoding YkgJ family cysteine cluster protein, with protein MPTHFSCTMCGRCCHDLRLPLAVHEALDWIARGGEVQLFCDAIVWPQEPQQTDLLAQHRKRRSFAAHSGTLPVRVSVTLVAAFAGPCPNLRPDMSCGAYDRRPRVCRIYPAEVNPFVKLDPAAKACPADAWSVAGPVLMHAGQIASADTAALIAQSHEADERDRVAKTHLCALLGYDTAALANEGFAVYAPSRDRLGAALRAARDSGAQIEDLQPRSSHPWHIITNRSTSLATLQSIGANARQAENRFRAADAPTYLGFFNEDVSDSD; from the coding sequence ATGCCAACCCACTTTTCGTGCACCATGTGTGGCCGTTGCTGCCATGATCTGCGGCTGCCTCTCGCCGTCCACGAGGCGCTCGACTGGATTGCGCGCGGTGGTGAGGTGCAACTGTTCTGCGACGCGATCGTCTGGCCTCAGGAGCCGCAACAAACCGACCTGCTCGCCCAACACCGAAAACGCCGCTCATTTGCCGCGCATAGCGGAACGCTGCCAGTACGTGTATCGGTGACACTGGTGGCCGCGTTCGCCGGACCGTGCCCAAATCTCCGCCCAGATATGTCTTGCGGCGCCTACGATCGGCGCCCGCGTGTGTGCCGCATCTATCCTGCCGAGGTCAACCCGTTCGTGAAACTCGACCCGGCCGCGAAGGCCTGTCCTGCCGACGCCTGGTCTGTCGCGGGTCCCGTGCTCATGCACGCGGGTCAGATCGCAAGTGCTGACACGGCAGCCCTCATCGCGCAGTCGCATGAAGCCGACGAGCGCGACCGTGTCGCCAAGACGCATCTGTGTGCGCTGCTCGGGTACGATACCGCCGCTCTCGCAAACGAAGGTTTCGCGGTCTACGCGCCGTCACGCGATCGCCTCGGAGCGGCGCTGCGAGCGGCGCGAGATTCAGGTGCGCAGATCGAAGATCTCCAGCCGCGTTCGTCGCACCCCTGGCACATCATCACGAATCGCTCGACGTCACTCGCGACGTTGCAATCGATCGGCGCCAACGCTCGACAGGCTGAAAATCGATTTCGCGCGGCAGACGCACCGACATATCTGGGTTTCTTTAACGAGGACGTTAGCGATAGCGACTGA